The nucleotide window GGTGTGGTATCCGGCCGTCGATTCGGGGTGGGCGCCGTACACCGCAGGAAGCTGGCGGCGCGTGGGCTTCTACGGATCGGTGTGGATTGGGGTCGACCCGTGGGCGTGGCCGACGCACCACTACGGCCGGTGGGGATTGGATCCGTTCGGCCGGTGGTACTGGATTCCAGCACACCGATGGAGTCCCGGTTGGGTGTCGTGGGTGGTGGGCCCGGGGTACGTCGGCTGGGCACCGCTCGGCTGGTACGATCGACCCGTGGTCGGCTGGGGCGCGTGGGGCGTCGTCGGCACCTGGAGCCGGCCTTACGCCCCCTGGCGCGGCTGGACCGTCGTGCCGTCGAACCGCTTCTGGGCCAGGGGGCGCGTGGGTGCCCATGCCGTCGACATCGGGCGCTTCGATTTCCACCAGCGATCGGCGTTCGTGACGCAACGCGTGGCGCCCGCCCCGGGGCGGGTGTTCGTGGGTACTCGTCGCGGCCCCGCTGCCGAAGCGCCGCGGGATGCGTTCGGTCGCCAGCGAGTGCCGTCCTCGGGTCGCCCCGCGATGCGCCCCCCGTCGTCGAACAGGTCCGACTCGGGCAGCGCGCCACCAGGCCGCGTCTGGCGCCAGCGCGATCCGGCCGGACGCACGGACGGGAACGTTCGAGGGACCTCCCGACGGCTGGGCGGACCGGCCGTCGACGGGCCACGCGACGCGGCTGGGCGCCAGCGAGTGCCAGCGGGCACGCGCACGGTCGCTCCACCGCCCTCCGACCGCGGGTCCAACACCACGACGGCGGCACCGCCGAGCCGCGTCTGGCGCCAGGGCGGTCCGGCCGCGACCACGCGTGAGGCCGACGGCGGCCGGCGGGTCGTCCCGCAGAGGCGCGGTGGAGGCGAGGTGGCGCGGCCACCGAGCGAGCGACCGACGCCGCAGGTGTATCGTGCGCAGCCGCGCGAGGGCGGCAGCCGAGCGGGCGCCGAACGCCCGGCGCCTCGCGTCGAACGGGTCCAGCCCCGCGGCGAGGCCTCGGGCCGCGGCGCGCCGGCAGCGCGCGGCGGCCCGTCGAGCCGCGGCGAGCGCGGGGCCAGCGGTGCCGCCACCCGTCGGCCGCCGCGTTAGACACATCACGGGGATTCGTTTCGAGGAGCGTTTGTGGCTCGCATCGTCGTCAGGGTGGCCCGGC belongs to Acidobacteriota bacterium and includes:
- a CDS encoding FecR domain-containing protein; this translates as MHAGPRRHPAARVALAGLLLGSVGWASALGAQPADPDVAAPPFIAALEGPASLLRNGEVDELTLNVPLVDGDRLRTGGGGRLEILWVDGQRVWLDEGSTLDLAGTDLIRLVEGRLRLRSSDDPDAVTRVETAAAVVRTITPSDVIVAVVDTADRRSADVAVVSGGVRLVTERGEVPLGRGQRAVADAFGPAPVAETWDLAWRDAFLAWADLRVEESRAVASADYLPETLQTFSGTLERYGQWQVEPTYGPVWYPAVDSGWAPYTAGSWRRVGFYGSVWIGVDPWAWPTHHYGRWGLDPFGRWYWIPAHRWSPGWVSWVVGPGYVGWAPLGWYDRPVVGWGAWGVVGTWSRPYAPWRGWTVVPSNRFWARGRVGAHAVDIGRFDFHQRSAFVTQRVAPAPGRVFVGTRRGPAAEAPRDAFGRQRVPSSGRPAMRPPSSNRSDSGSAPPGRVWRQRDPAGRTDGNVRGTSRRLGGPAVDGPRDAAGRQRVPAGTRTVAPPPSDRGSNTTTAAPPSRVWRQGGPAATTREADGGRRVVPQRRGGGEVARPPSERPTPQVYRAQPREGGSRAGAERPAPRVERVQPRGEASGRGAPAARGGPSSRGERGASGAATRRPPR